The genomic DNA CTTGTTTTTTTGCTGGCATTGGTTTCGCAGCTGCTTTAGCGGGTGCTGGTCTTGACTCTTCCTCAGAGTCACTTTCAGAATCTGAACTGTCCTGTTTGGCCTGTGCTGGCTTCTGTGCCAGCTTAGTCACGGCTTGTTTTCCTTTAGAGACAGTCAACTTTTTTGCTGGCTTATCATCGGAGTCACTTTCGGAGCTGGAGCTGTCCTTGGCTGCTGGTTGTGTCTTTCCTTGCGCCGGCTTGGCAGCTGCTGACTTGGCCAGCGTCTGCTTCCCAGTCACCTGTTTGGCAGGAGTTGCCTTGGTTGGAGGTGCTTCCGAGGATGAACTGTCGCTTGACTCTTCTTTCTTAGCCGGTGGAGCCTTCTTAGCTGGGCCGATGGCCACCTTCAGCACAGTCTTCTGGTTCTTGGCGGCAGCGGCCGCAGGCTTGGCGACTTTGTGAGGCTGATCGTCCTCGTTTTCTGAAGACGAGCTACTGTCCTTCTGGCGCTTGGCCGGTGTTGCTTTCGAGGCAGCAGCCTTTCCCGTTGTCGCCTTCGGTGCAGCGGATTTGCTGGCCGGCGTAGTCGCGGCACTTTTGGGTGTCACCGGCTTCTTCTGTGGCTCAGACTCTTCCGAACTGTCCGAGCTTGAAGACTCTTGGGCGGTCCGCTTGGCAACAACCTTCTTGGCCGACGATGCCGCGTTCTGGGCCTTTGGCGTCGACTTCGCGGGTGCCTGCTTTTTGGCGGGCGGTGGCTTAGACGCTCCATCGTCGTCAGAGGAGGAGTCGGAAGAGCTCTCCTGTTGCTTCTGCGCCGAAGCCGGTTTCTTGGGCGCCGGCTTGGCCTGCGGCGTGGCAGCGGCAGGCTTGTTCAGCGCAGCCTTGTTCCTGGGATCATCATCTTCGTCGTCCGAGCTGCTTGAGCTGTCGTCCTTTGACTGCTGCGGCTTCTTGGGAGCCGCCTTAAGCACGGGTGTTGGCACGGCGGGCTTCTTACTCGGCGGAGCAGCAGCTTCAGAGTCCGAGCTCTCCGACGAGTCGGTCTCGGGTTTGGCTCGCTTTGCAGGAGCCTTCGCTTGAAGCGCTGCCGGCTTCGGTGTAGCAGCCGGCGCTTTCTTGCCCTTCAGTGCTGCGTCTTCTGATGAATCGGAGTCCGAGTCGGAGTCCTCACTGTCCGCCTGTGCAGCGGGCTTGGGCTTCTGAGCCGAGGCTGGCGTTTTGGGGTTCACCTTGGCAGTGTTTCCCTTAGGTGTCGTGGAGTTGACTGGATTTGCTGGCTTGGCCTCTTCCTCGCTCGAAGAATCCTCGGAGGAAGACACGTCGTGCTTTGCCTTTGACGTAGCGCCGGGAGCAGCAGCACATGGCGCCTGGAGGAGCTTACGCTGTTGAGGCTGCCCTTCGAAGTACGAGCTCACGACCTTGTCGAGCTGCGGAACTCCTTTGGGCAGGGGTTTCGCGCTTCGTTTCTTTTGGAACTGGTTGGCGAGCGCCTTGTCGACGCCACTCAAATACTGAAAAACGAGggatgctgttgctgcttgcaTGCTGTCGGCCGCCATTACGCCAGTTGAAGAGGGAACGCTGGGAAGCTCGGACGCCAACGGCTCCACGTGGGGTCCGCAAGCCTGCATCACGGCCTCAATGTATGTTTTTTAAAgaatctgaaatttcaaacaaaTTATTTTTGAAGTAAGATAGACTATAACTTATTTTGTACGTAGTTCAAAGTATTTTTGACGAATGCTTGCAACAATAAAGTGTCTCTGCTCGCGGCCGCTTTTTAGCCTCCGAGATTAAGCAACGCACACGTATTGGCTGCAATCTCGAAGATCTCAAGGCCATATATTTACATACATACTTCTGTGAATACTAGTTTCATTATAGGAAAGTTAAACTTAATTAAATATAAATTATTTGTGAAAGGTAAATTGTGGCAAAGCGGTATTCTTAAAGGGTATATTTGTAACACAAAAACCGTTTTTGCGGCTGTTACCATCATCCGTGTGTCGTCGCGAAGCTAGCCGAGCCAAGTTTTCAAACGCAAGCGAATCGACGAGAAACATGGCGGACGTCGCCGCACGTTCGCTTCAGTACGAGTACAAAGCAAATTCTAACCTCGTCCTCCAGGCCGACACTCGTCTCATCGAGCGTAGGCCCCGCGATGAGGCGACTGGCGAAGTCGTATCGCTCGTCGGGAAGCTCGAGGGCTCCCGCATGGGAGACCGCTACCAGCGCACCAAACCCAGCAAAGACGAACGCAAGtccaagaagcagcagcagcagcagaagaaggcGTCCGACGAAAGTCGGTACGACGCCGCCAAGCTGAAAGGGCAGTCCCTGCTCTCGGAAGGCGTCGAAGACGTCGTCGGCATCCTGTACCGGCCCAAGACTACAGAGACCAAGCAGACGTACGAAGTTCTGCTAAGCTTCATCCAAGAGGCGCTGGGCGATCAGCCTCGCGACATCCTTTGCGGTGCCGCCGACGAGATCCTCGCGGTGCTAAAGAGCGACCGCATCAAGGAGGGTGAACGTCGCAAGGAGACCGAAGCACTGCTGGGATCCGTCGCGGAAGAGCGGTTCGCGCTGCTTGTGAACCTGTGCAAGAAGATCACCGACTATGGCGTCGACGAAAAGCAGCCCGTCGTCGAGGAGAACATCGACGAAACGTACGGCGTTAACGTGCAGTTCGAGGAGTCGGACGAAGAGGACGACGAGATTGTGGGCGAGGTGCGCGAGGACGACTCGAACGACGAGGCCGAAGGAGAAGAGGCCCACCTGGACACCACACTGCAAGCGACCAACCTGATAGCCGGCCGCGAAGGGGGCCGAAAGGGCTCCAAGGCAGGGCTGCACCCGCGAGAGATCGACGCCTACTGGTTGCAGGTCGGGTGAAATTTGCTTCCGTCCGTTTTATTACAAAGGTTTTTGCAGTGAACCCTCCTGAGAGTGAGCCTTTGAGAGTGCTGATAGCTACGGGACGAGTGGTTGACAACCGTTTTCTTACTTTTGAATCACCACCGTACTAAATTGACAGATGTGGAACGGGGCCATCTCCCCTGCTCCACTATCAGGAACAGCCATAAACACTGCTGTGCTTCGTGCTTCTTTTACCTTTGAAGCTGATGCCTGCACTGCACCAAAACTGTCCATGAACATTGCTTCACTTTTTATGCAAATGTAGCATACTGTGCATTAATAACCAGTTCAAAGATTACTGCTGGACCACCATGGTAGAAAATGCAGAAAAGTCTATGGTTAACAGATTGTTTTCAGCATGAGGCACTATTATCCATTACAGTTCATGACGCCATGGCAACATTTTTCAGCATGAGGCACTATTATCCATTACAGTTCATGACACCAGGGCAACATGCCATACAATGGAAGTGTGGGTTTTTATAGGGACCTCGCAGCTGAAACTACCTTTAGTGTGTTGCCTGACAACTGATATAACACACAAGCACAAGGAACTTCCAGGCTTTTCATTTCATATCTGCAGAAAAGATACTGCAGCAACAGCACAGTTTGCCCTATACATATCGCACCACACTGTACGTTATAGTTCAAGGCATTCTCTGTGGCCATTCATATTTTGAATAGCTGTTTGTCTGTGGGTACAATTTTTCCTTGCAGTAAGAgattctctcttctttttttttctatagcgcAAGCTGAGCAAGTTCTATGATGACCCTGTCGTGGCTCAGACAAAGGCCGGAGAGGTCCTGGACATTCTCAAGACAGCTGTTGATGATCGTGACGTCGAGAACCAACTGGTGCTGCTCCTTGGCTTTAACCAGTTCGACTTCATCAAGGTTCTGCGGCAGCACCGGCAGATGATCCTCTACTGTACTCTCCTAGCATCATCCCAGAGCGCCACCGAGCGATCCAAGTTGCGCGACAAGATGCAGGCCGACCCGGAGCTGGAGCGGATTCTGAGGCAGCTTGAAAACACCGATAAGGATGACATGGTGCAGGAGGAGCGTGAGCGGCGCGCCCAGGCCCGGCAGGCACGAGTCAATGCCGAGCTGGAGCCCATGGACATGGACGAGGACAGTGCCGTTCCTCAGATGTCTCAGTGCAAGATGCTCGACCTGGAAGACTTGTCATTCCAGCATGGAAGCCACTTCATGGCCAACAAACGGTGCCAATTGCCCGATGGGTCGTTTCGTAAGCAGCGTAAGGGCTACGAAGAGATTCACGTTCCTGCCCTCAAGCCCAAGGCTTTTGACGCCAGCGAGTCACTCGTGTCTGTTGACAAGCTGCCAAAGT from Dermacentor albipictus isolate Rhodes 1998 colony chromosome 7, USDA_Dalb.pri_finalv2, whole genome shotgun sequence includes the following:
- the LOC135904407 gene encoding nucleolar and coiled-body phosphoprotein 1-like; its protein translation is MQACGPHVEPLASELPSVPSSTGVMAADSMQAATASLVFQYLSGVDKALANQFQKKRSAKPLPKGVPQLDKVVSSYFEGQPQQRKLLQAPCAAAPGATSKAKHDVSSSEDSSSEEEAKPANPVNSTTPKGNTAKVNPKTPASAQKPKPAAQADSEDSDSDSDSSEDAALKGKKAPAATPKPAALQAKAPAKRAKPETDSSESSDSEAAAPPSKKPAVPTPVLKAAPKKPQQSKDDSSSSSDDEDDDPRNKAALNKPAAATPQAKPAPKKPASAQKQQESSSDSSSDDDGASKPPPAKKQAPAKSTPKAQNAASSAKKVVAKRTAQESSSSDSSEESEPQKKPVTPKSAATTPASKSAAPKATTGKAAASKATPAKRQKDSSSSSENEDDQPHKVAKPAAAAAKNQKTVLKVAIGPAKKAPPAKKEESSDSSSSEAPPTKATPAKQVTGKQTLAKSAAAKPAQGKTQPAAKDSSSSESDSDDKPAKKLTVSKGKQAVTKLAQKPAQAKQDSSDSESDSEEESRPAPAKAAAKPMPAKKQAQAKKESSSDSDSDSEESKPAPLKAAAKPTPGKKPVLAKKDSSSDSESDSEDDAKPAHPKPAMTKPSAIKKQTPAKKQPQEESSSDSSSEEEATKKPQGKSPATTAKPAKATKTPPPPKPPGKGTPVAAKPQQDSSSSDSDDDDNRWPAVKPVVTPKNVPASTPKATPVSEKKLQKKQESSSSEDSDEEAPPKSSLVRQQKIAPKKPAAKESSSSDSEDEQPAAKKGGKPLQAKTSTPKVAVNNAEDSSEDESEEESSKSKNAQSTPMLNGTGNPGSPDKGRKSSPFRRVKSDKVHVDPKLRDNSFEAKAGARGSWGEKAYSVLKNVKGRDFRHEKTKKKRGTYSGGSIDTGVNSIRFDD